One Hydrogenoanaerobacterium saccharovorans DNA segment encodes these proteins:
- the holA gene encoding DNA polymerase III subunit delta, which yields MIYKAEADFAAKLKNYAPHNVYFLYGEQNYLKKMYVKKIIDKTVDKTFADFNLNRFDGTSAGMDEISDAVEALPMMAQRKCVVVNDLDVGKLSATENNKLKELLSSPPETTVLVFTTTDVTVDLKKSAKWKAFIKLVDAVGDVVELGNRSSGDNNRFLKAIAEKNGCTLSTDNAYYLVERCGADMQVLKNEMNKLCAYKSTGEITKADIDLCAIPQLDASVFDLSKLIIKGDYQGTMQNLGELLYMREEPVMILGALSASFIDLYRARVARENSKTAADLSRIFSTYKGKDWRVRNAMRDCDRFSKTQLGSILALLAKADYKLKSSKTDHVVILQETITRIFAVGNARR from the coding sequence TTGATTTATAAAGCAGAGGCCGATTTTGCGGCAAAACTTAAGAATTATGCCCCGCATAATGTTTACTTTTTGTATGGCGAACAAAACTACCTCAAAAAGATGTATGTGAAAAAAATTATTGATAAAACAGTGGATAAGACATTTGCAGATTTTAACCTCAACCGTTTTGACGGTACAAGTGCCGGCATGGATGAAATATCGGATGCAGTAGAGGCATTGCCGATGATGGCACAGCGCAAATGTGTAGTCGTCAACGACCTTGATGTGGGTAAACTTTCGGCAACGGAAAATAACAAACTTAAAGAACTGCTGTCATCCCCGCCCGAAACAACGGTACTGGTTTTTACCACTACCGATGTTACAGTGGATTTAAAGAAGAGCGCAAAATGGAAAGCTTTTATTAAGTTGGTAGATGCCGTAGGTGATGTGGTAGAGCTGGGCAATCGTTCTTCGGGCGACAACAATCGCTTTTTAAAAGCAATTGCCGAAAAAAACGGCTGTACGTTATCCACTGACAATGCTTATTATCTGGTTGAGCGTTGCGGCGCAGACATGCAGGTTCTTAAAAACGAAATGAACAAGCTGTGTGCCTATAAAAGCACGGGAGAAATCACCAAAGCGGATATCGACCTGTGCGCTATTCCGCAATTAGATGCCAGCGTGTTTGATCTTTCTAAGCTGATAATCAAGGGCGATTACCAGGGCACCATGCAAAATCTTGGTGAACTGCTGTATATGCGCGAAGAGCCTGTCATGATTTTGGGGGCACTTTCTGCCAGTTTTATTGACCTTTACCGCGCAAGAGTGGCAAGAGAAAACAGCAAAACCGCCGCAGACCTCAGCCGCATATTTAGCACCTACAAAGGTAAAGACTGGCGCGTACGCAATGCGATGCGCGACTGCGACCGCTTTAGCAAAACCCAGCTCGGCAGCATTTTGGCTCTGCTTGCAAAAGCAGATTACAAACTGAAAAGCAGCAAAACCGACCATGTGGTTATTTTGCAAGAAACCATAACCCGTATTTTTGCGGTGGGAAATGCACGGCGTTAA